The genomic stretch GGATGGAAGCTTGTCATCTGACATCTTAAGTTTCACATATGGGTCTGATTTACCCAGCAGATCCTTCTTTCGCAGATTTTGGGCTCTTACAACCTTCACAAGTAGAATTCCAACAGGTTTTTTCGATGCTCTGGGAATGTGGAAACCATCAGTGATACTCATTTCTCATCAGGTCTATGATTCGATGTATGAAAAACCAAAATAGAAAAGGTAATAAAGAATTTACTTTGAGGGGTCCATTATAGGTACTTCTAATGTCTTCGGCCACAAATACATGCTCGCTACTTGCTTCTTGATGGTCTCCTGAAAACGATCAAAAATATAGCATAACAAAATGAGCTAACTGTACTGGAAGGAGTGAATTAGATACCACATGGAACATCCACTGTGAAGAGAAAGCTAGATACAAGTGATCAACCAAGCTAGATACTACAGAAGAATAACAACACTAACGTCTAAACTCCAAGTGATCAACCATCAAATTACAGCAAGGTTGCCTTCAATACACAAATGCGTATGCAATCAATGCATCTGAGCACATGCAGGCCAATAAACGTGACAAGCCAAGAAGTTGAAAGACTGATGTGAATATTAGAAGCGATTTATTCAGCCATTCatgatttctttttgaaaaTAGAACCATTCATGACAGTGCAACTTTAGCAACTACcaagtttagaaaaaaataaatgaaaattcAGCATTTAGTTCAAAACAAAGTGACAAATGAGCAAACATTCACATGAGAATGTTCAGAACAGGAACCCGGAATACCTGAACAAATCTGTAAAGACCAGGAATAGCCATTACATCTGCTCCAAGAAGTTTTAGCCCAAAGTCAACATGTGGCTGCAAAACCAATCCCAGTTAACAAAGTGTGGTGCAGCAAAATAATTCAAACGCGAGTAATCAGTCGCCATACCTTCTCCATGAGAGAGACAAGGATTTTTGCAAAGCAAGGAAATGTAGGCACCAATGGCTTCAGAGTAATACGAGGTGAAGCAAAGACTTGTAGATCCACAATCTGAAATATCTCAGGGAAAAAACAGATTTCAGTTGGTTCGATTGAACGTGTCATGAAGTACATATAGAATCAAGAATCTAGCTCGTGACAGAATAATTTATACCTGGACAGTTGCTTTCAAACCATAAGCTTTTACAACAACGGTGACATTTGGATTTGCAGCCCATTTAAGAGATGGTTCCATTATCAGCTCTTGCTCCTCTGTGACGTATACTTTCATCCCTGGGAGGGAAAGGCATGGATTGTTTCAAGATACATCATTGCAGCACCAGTTGTAAGAGAATCAGCATCACATATAGTCATATATAATGTTAGCCAGTGTGTGAACAGAGGTTGCTCACATTATTACATGCTCTACATGGGAAAGTTGATGCAAAAACGTCACCAGTTCTACATAGCCAACTGGAAGACATGCCAACTTTGATGTATCACTAGTGAATGAAATGTCCAATTATAAACTCAATATATAACAGCTTATTTGGAACACAGATGTAACAATGTCTCCATATGACCACATCCCATATCATCAGGATACAAAATTTTGAGCCACAACAATTTTACAGTAAGGGTTAATTGGCTCCTCATGAACCTCCAAATGCTAACTCAAGATGCAGATTACAAAAACAGCACAAAGGGCACACAATTGTTTACAGTAAAGTCATGCACGTTATGTTGCATCTAACAAAAATTCCAGTTCAAAGTAAGGCTTCAAGCCATGTGAAatacatatgcatgcatgtaagGAAAACATAAGAATGCAAGACCACTGACCTTGAAAAGTTGGCGGTAAGCTACCCAAAGTAAGAGTTTCAAACTCAACAGAGTCTATCTTATATTTTGCAGTATTCTCAGCAATAATCGGCTTTGCGATATCCTGTGCAGTTCTGCAGATAGCCTACAGGATAAAAAACACAAAGCATTCAACGTCAATCAGAGATAGTGATTTCATGCTGATAGCAGACGAGAAGATACGAGTACCTTGTTAAGATAGGGCCACATCAACTCCAAGAACCTGTTCAGCCAATCAATCTAGAGGCGAGGAAGAAAATGAGGCTCTAAATGTACAATTAGGATTAATATAGTTTCTTGCTAGCTTATTATTGAAGGAGAAGCATACTCTATCATAGTCAGGATTCTTGACCCACAAAGGAATTTCAGGAAGGATGCCCTCCAAAGATTTTGAATCATATTCCACAAGCGGACGAACTTTCACTTCCTGACAGGCAAGTAGGGAGAAAGAAAAGTATCCCCATGATTATTGAATTCAACCTCAAACATAGAAGATCCATCACAAGCATAAGCAAGAGAAAGACAAAACATATGGCTTCTTAGATTAAACCACTTGACTCATCCATGCCAGTATTACTCAAACCGGAATGCTGCAAATTTAATAGAACTACAAAATATTGCACAAAGGAGTAAAGGACAATATGAACTTGAAAATGTCTAGGTCTGCATCTCCTTCACAAAATGGCCCTTTGCGGGTGCATGCAACATTTGCCGGTGCTATTTCAGTACATAAGGCATGAAATGTACATTAAACATACAAATGTAGAGTTCGATGGAATACATGGCAACAAAAGATAATCAACAAACAATATAGTAATGCTCATGGCTTATGTCCACAATTCTAGTCAGAAGGAAATGAATAGCAATGGGATATGCAGAAAAGGCAAATGTGTTCAACATTGATCACAGAACTTTTTGTTTCGTCTTAATTGCAAGATCTCAAATTATCCCCACCTCATTTGGTTAAACTATTCCAGAAGCATTTTGGTGAAGCAGCTATCCACAATCTAACTATTCATTATACAGCAGCCAATAGAAATCATATGCAGCAAAAATGAACGAAGAACAAAAGAAAGTCTCCACCTTGACATCATTTGGCTGGACGTAGATGAAGAGAAAGTACCCAATAACAATACCAGCCGAGAATCCAAAGCCAAATCCAGAGAAACCAAGCACTGTGCTGACTACACCCATCTTGGATTCTGTCCAAAACCTTCAGGTAGACACCAGCTTTCAGCCAAAAGTTGCAAAACAAACATAGAAAGGATATGATCAATTGAAATTTGCACTCACGGAAAACAATTGCAAGGAAACAACTAGAGTGATCTGACTTCCTAACGATGCAAAGATCCTATTCAATTTGATGCATAAGACCGGATAAAACAACACCAAGATCATATATCCTTAGTCAAACATATTTATACGAATTCCCCCCAGAAGGAAAAAGCAATTTCCCACATTAGAAACTGGAGGGACCCATCAATTGGTTCCCACCAGCTATGAAAGTAATGCTTTAGACCACATCTCAAAAGAATAGCATCTAAAGTGTTTAAAATTTTAGTGAAAGCGACAGGGTGTCAATTGGTTTGATAACACGACTATTAGGACCTTGGGGGCAAGGAGAATACTTGTAACTTTCAAGCTGATCACGAAGGTATAGGGTTAATGCAGTGGCACCACATTACTGTACACTATTAACTATTAGCTGAAAAGACAAAAGGCGAATGCAACTAGTGGAGGAAAAGATCGTGAAGGGTGGCATTCTGACATCTTTAATGGTTGTTCTTGCTTGTGGGTCGCGTCGTCGGTGCTTTAATCTTTGCTTTTGAGGCAGGTTTCGGATTGGATCAAATAAAGAGTGGTGGTCTGGTGGACTAAAGGTATGAGAATGGGGGTGTAACAGTTCCGAGGAAAATTCAACATAATGTAAAGGGGTATATTTAGGCACAACCAAAATTTTGAGTATGTTTCCGAAAACAAAATGCTACAACTAAAGGTATGAGAATGGGGGTGTAACAGACTAACACTTCTGAGTTGAAGGACCCAAAAGACGAATCAGGCTAAAACTTTTTAAGTGGGCGGATTCAAGAGCTACAGGTTGCATTCAGTCATTAAACAGAAAGTTCATAATGTTAAAGAAAACTCGCTGAAATGGACAACGAAACAGATGCAGCGCATAAATTTGAGCGTGCTAATTCTGGCTAAATATGGCTTGATCACTGCGTTGAAAATCAAGTATCCCAGTTACAACGCCTCTGAAAAAAATCTTAAAAAACGCCGAGAAGTGCACTAATAAATAGGCGAACCACGCGCTTGAGTTGTGTTATCCCATCGACGCATCAGAAATTTTTCCAAAAAACACACACAGAAATGCACTATCAAGCGAGGATCCACAAGCTTTTTCTGTCGGCGCTCCTGCGCCTTGTTCTCGCGAGAAAACCTACAGCAATTCACGGCGGGAGGAACGCCGAGAGCAAACCCCAAAACCTGAAAGCGTCGATCCTACGATCCAATCAAGGTCGGAAACTCCGAACAACGGAGAAACCTGGATGGCACGAACTCGTCGGGGGAACCGAATCCCAATCGAAGAGGGGAGTTAAGAGAAAATACGAACCACCGAGGAGTCTGGGCGGGGTGGCGCTACGCGATCGCAACGGTGGCTAATCCCTCGCTGATCCGGGGCGCGAGTCCATGGAACGCTCGTCGGACTCGGGGCTCcggcccgggcggcggcggcggcgaattttttttcccgaaGCTGGAttaggccggcgggggcggaggaatCGAATGGTTTTGGTGTGGGGAGGAGGGGTCTCCGCGGCAGCCGCGATCCAAGGTGGGGTTAACAATGAATCCGGGGGGAGCAAGCGCCTAATTAAGGTCATTAAACAAGTGCGCAGCTGTGCATGCGCGAGACGGCGAGGGGAGAGATCTCTTCTCCACTGGCCCTGTGTGGTCAAGTGCTGGCATGCGGGCCAGGGTGCGTCCACTTGCTGGACGTGGCACCGGCAGGGTGCCGTTGCCGTCTGCCGTGTGCGTCATGGGTCACGGACCGACAGCGAGAGGATGAATGAGATCATGAATGTCTGTGAATTCGAATGGCAAGGCAATTGAAAACTTCGTACGAGTTTTGGTACCGTGGAAAATTCATCCGAACGTCACGAAAAATTGCCGCATAGGACCATCCAATTTTCGGCATGTGTGGTCGCAGGGCCGTCCCGGCGTACACCAGGGCCCTGTACAATGCTCTTAAGTGAGGCCTACTATACTAGTGAAATAAAACAATAAAATTATGGATATGGTTGTAATACATTATGATTCAATTCATACATCATTCTTTTGGTGTTCCTAGTTTGAAATGAAATATTCAATATAATGCTAGATTATTAATCAATCTTCTCCAACATATTATTCTCAACTCTCAAGTGCTATCATGGCTAAAGCATTAAGTCTTCCTTGTGTCATTGTAGAATGCAAGTAAGACTTTAGTACCTTTGGTTTAGATCGATTTGCAAAAGACTTCTTGGATAGTGAAATAATAacactaagggcctgtttggcaaccatgtgttaaagtttaacacctgtcacatcggatgtttggatgctaattagaagtattaaacataggctaattacaaaactaattgcacaaatggagtgtaattcacgagacgaatctattaagcctaattatccatgatttgacaatgtggtgctacagtaaccaattcctaatgatggattagttaggcttaatagattcgtctcgcgaattagcacagggttctgcaattagttttataattagctcatgtttagttctcctaattagcatccgaacattcaatgtgacactgttaaagtttaacacctcgtatccaaacaccccctaagaccAATTGTTTTAAATGGGACAAAATTAAGGGTGAACCTATCAGCCAACAAACTGGCACTAGTTCATACAAAGGATTTACTAATATTTAGAATCAATCGATTCATcagttgaagaaaagaaatacatTTGTTACTCCTCCTACTGCATGGCTCAAGCTGAACGCGTCCAACCATCAAAGGCTCAGGCGTCCTTGAAGGAACGGATTGGCTGGTACGTCCCTCATGACACACGTGCCGCCGCCCTACGGCCCGACAGTGATAGTCGAGCGATCAAGCGAGAGATGAAGAGATGAGGAGGCGTCGCGGCGGAAGGAAAAGAAACGATGCTTTGCTGTTCGTTCGGAAGTGCAACAGGTAACAGCTAACAGGAAAATAAATTTGGATCAGAGATTGATGGATTAGAATTTGGAGGCCCCTGAAAATTTGAGACCCTGTTCATCCGCACACGCTGCACGCCCATGGGGACGGGCCTGTGTGGTCGGGACTTGGGAACAAGCTGCTGCAACGGTTCACCTGAGGCCGCTGCGGGGTAACGACAGAGTTTTTTGGTTTCCCGTGGTTGCTCCAAACCAAACCTGGCCGGTTCTGTACTTCTGTGCATGGCTTGGCCGGCCGGGATTAGCTGCCGCGCGTCCATGAGATTCAACTGCCGGTCACAGCATGCACACAGCATGCTGGCAGCGCACGGCCACTCGCGTGTCACCACGGGAGGCAGGCCAGGGACCACGTGGACGCTTCAGAGTCTCCTCCTGAGGTTTCCCCAACGGAATTAACGCTCCCCTTGACTGGAGCCTGCTGCCGTGGTCTGCGTGATTTCATCGGATGCTTGGCGTGTGTCTGCGAGACGAAAACTGGGTTGGGTGGGTCTCGCTGTCTAATCTCCCTCTCCCTTGCTTGATTGCTTGAATCATGCAGGCAGTACGTTCAGGCCGTTTGTCCGGTGTCGGCAATGTTGGACGAGTCTTTTGAAAACGACGTCGGATTCGAACTGTCCGCGCGTCCGGACGATACAAattcaggccgagcatctctGCAAGAATCAGTGGCGCACTGGCGCGTGCACGTTCACTGTATCGGTCTACTATGTACTTCCTGTCCACTTGTCCAGCAACTGAAGCTAAACTGCTGATATGTACGTGGCACGCTTGCTTTGGCTAACTGGAGTCTGTACGAGAGAAAATGATTAGGCGTCAAGTATCGTTAGTCCTATACGGGTTTGCTAACTGCTGATATCTACAAACAACAAAAGAGCACGGACTGAACATTAGCAGGCTCATATTAAAAAACTGAATCCTATTGTGAAGTAGTAGTTGTGATTTGTGAATGTTGTATTCGCGTCGTATCCATGTCACCCTCACAAAAGTCACAAGCGGTGCGGAAATGAGATCGCCAAGTGGGCTAAAATGATTGAACGAAATGATCAGACCAGAATCGCTGCGCCTGTGCGGCATGAGCAAACGGGCCCGTGGACCGCGCACGCAGACGCAGGCGCGCACCAAACGCACACGCGCAAGCCGCACCTTCTCCCACGTCTGCACGTCCTTCCCCCTTCCCCCAAAGTCAGGAAAGGGAGCACAATGCATGCACAGTACCGTGACGACCCGGCGAGGCATCAGCAATTCGGCATCGCCCGCTCGTCGAGTCGTCGTCCTCGCCCGTACACCGCACGGCGCTGCGCCGGCGGTGGGGCAAgctataaaaaaaacaagcgtTCGGCAGGGGCCTTCCACGCGCCCGACCGGCGCGGCTGCCATCgcggcgcccgcgcccatcGCACGGCCCGCGCTgctcggccggccgccgcccaccgcctcgGGCGCCACGGCACCTGTCGGCACCGCGCACGCGACCGCGCCGTGCCGGGGAAAAAACAAGCCGTTTCCGTCAGAGTCGAGGAAAGAGGGAGGAAGCCGGGAGCACGGTAcgaacgcacgcacgcacgcctaCTATCCGTTGGGGCGGTGGTGGTACCGTGGTACCGGCCGGCTTGTCGCCGCCCCCGGGCCCGGCCTGCGGCTATATAATAGCGGCGGTCCCGGGGCCAATGCCAGGACACGGACCCAACGGCTCGTTGCCATCCATCGACACGGCCCTGCTCTTGCTCGTCGCTATTCATAGAGGGGCCTCCTCCACTCTCCAGATCTTGGAGCACTAGTTGACATGATACTATAGCCACACCTCTCGTCATCTTTTACTTGAACTAACCTTTTTCCTTTCGGTTGTAGTCGCATACACAACAAGCTGCTGTTATCTTGATCTGTTTTATTCGATCAAGATCAGCGAGCACAGGCCTGCCGTCTTTCCTTTGATACATTTTATCTCCACTTATTTTTGCTGGCTGAAGTCTTCTTTGCTTGATCGTTGTAGCTAGCTCTGCAGCTCAGACTTGCTCTCAAACTCTGTCGATCTAGCTGTATTATCGATAAGATATTCAGATCAGCTGGCTCACGTCCCACAGAGAAACACTATTTTTAGATCTTGTACTTTCTGATTCCGTAGCGCTTTTGAATCCTTGATCTCGATGGCTTACAATCCGTGCTACAACACCAACGGCTACGCCAGCCACCAGACGTCAGTTCCacgaccgccgccgcagccccagCCTCCGctcctgccgctgccggcggcgcaggCCCCGCCGCAATGCTGGAGCCGTCCGGTGTCGCGCGCCAAGAAGCCGCGCTGCTACGACGCCGCGCCGGGGCCCAACAAGCTCGCCGCGCCTGCGACCTCGGCGCCCATCACCGTCGCGGCGCCGTCCAAGAAGAGGACGGCGCCAGCGGCTACTGGACTGGAGGTGGAGTGGACGGGGACGGGCTCGCTTTACTCGGTGTCGCCACCGCCGAGTAGCGTGCCGATGCCGACGTCCCTGCTGCTCACCGtcacggcggcgaggaaggcgcCGACGGCCTGCGCCGTCGAggtggccggcgccggctgTGGTGGCGTGGATGTCGGCGCCACGGACGAGCTCCGGCGGCTGCTCCGCCTCTAGCTCCGATCCGACGCCGCGGCTACGGCAGTAAGATGTGATCCGTGTGTCCGTTCTCTATTACTGCTGGCGCATGCAATTGCAAGGGCTAGCGTGCTGCGTTCATTCACGGCCTCACGGGTGGTTTTAACATGCCCGGATGTAACGAAGCATGATGAGGTCGTCTCCAAGTTGTTGTATTTTACTAATCGATTGTGTTCATGTATCGTGTACTTGTGTCACGTGCCATGTATGTTCAGTTGTTCACTATGAGGTGCGTGGAGTTGATTTCTTTATCCATCCCATGTTCTGCTTCACGAAATTTACTCCTCGTTGAGCTGAACCGCAGAGTGGCAGATCACCAGAaagatctttttttctttcaaagaaACGCAAGCTTGCAACAAGCAACATGGAATACCTGAGTACCTGACACGATTACAAGAACTGCAAGACTGGAGCAAGCAAGAGGTGCGATGACATGGATTTCAGTCCATATCAGACAATGAAATTTAAGTGGGGAAGAATTGAGTTGCAGGTTTGCAACCTCTCTTGAGGGCCGCCTCTTTGTTCTGGGCTTTTGGGTTGTGATTGTGAAACAATTGTAACCATAAACAGTCAGCTTGCACGATCAGATTGTAACAATCTAGCCTCCAGATTATAACAATCTAGCCTCCAGATTATAACAATCGAACAATCTAGTCGCTTTCAACTTGCACAGATCTTGAAAATCAGAGAACGAGAGGTATGTTTTAGCTTGTGATTGTGAAAATTGCAATTTTACAATTGTAAGCGCAAACAAACAGCTAGATTGCAAAGTTTTTGAAATATTACCCAACACGCCATCGTGTTTGCCATAGCCGGGAATGATCTTATGCTTTTCCCAACAAACGATGTGTACTGCAGTAATTTTTATGAAACTGCAATAGTTTTACAAGGACAACTAAAACTGATTGGACAGCATGACCTTGACAGTAACTGGGAGTCTGGGACAGGCAGAAAGGATGCACTAGGACTTCTTTATTACTAGAAGATGACTGATCAAAGTTGATCAGATATAGTTCCCTACAAACTCAAACCAATCCTAACGATAGCATTATTTCCTGACACAAAATTCAATGGGTATAAATACAATGCACTCTCTTCCCTGAGGATCAATATAGCCTATTAGTATACAGAGGCGAAATCCAAAACCTAGAAGGATCAGTTGTTGCAGAATGCATGAAGGGTTTCATCAAGTGCTTTCCTGTCATACTCCCCAGTAAAAACACAGCTCCCCAGAGGTCCTTTCAGAAGGATGAGCCGCAACAAACCATCAGCAACCTTCTTGTCAACCTGATGTGTAATCCAGGAATCCAGTAAGAATATTTCTTTATAGATAGAAAAGGTGCAATCTTGAGATGTGTTCAAGTGTGCGACTAGAATGCATTGAAATAGCATGAATCAACAACTCGAAAGTCCTGAAAGAACAAAAGTCCTGAAAGAACATGGTAATATACGCAATGGCAGAAACTGACTCAATTCTAATTAAAAAGTGCTGTTAGCTATCTCAGGGTACTTACAGCCATAATACTTTTGAACTTCTCCACAGTCATAGTCTCCGGAGGTGTAATGGGAAGCTTGGCTTGCGCTAGTATGTCAACTGTGCGTTTTTTGATTGACTCGTCTATCCACCCCAGGCGGTGAGACATATCAGCTGCCATAACCTAAGGTTGTGGCACAACAAAAACATAAGCAAAAGGTAAGAAAATGAGCAGAAAAACCCTAATAGGCTGTATAAAAATATTCAAGTGATTTACTGTTCCAGCAGCAACTGCCTCCCCATGGAGCCATGCTCCATATCCAGTCCCAGTTTCGATAGCCTGTCAATTGAGTGTGAGGATCAGTGAATAAGTGGTGCAATGCAATAACATAAGGTGGCTAAAATTCAGATAGATGCTGTTGTGATAAGGTGTATGAGGTTTTGGCACCCAAAATCTATCAATGCCAGTATAAATTAACTGAACATAAAAATCTAGACATGATCGATGGCAATACATACATGGCCAAATGTGTGACCCAGGTTTAGTGTCGCTCGAAGACCACTTTCCTTCTCATCCTGTGCAACCACTTCAGCTTTGTTTTCACATGATCTCTTAATAGCATATACCAAAGCACTTGGTTCTCTACAGATACGCATTTCAAACTAAAGGTTAGCAGCAAAATGATACGCTTAGTTATTGGCAAAAAGAATATTGTTCATTTTTCAACAAGACAAAAGTTCAGCAATTACGCTGTATGTAATATCGTAACAGCTAAACTGGAAAGCAAACCTTGTTCCCAATTACCGTTAACAGAACAATTCTCTCAGCTAAAAGAGTAACATAGGAACTGACGTACTGAACAGCGCAATGGCtctataaaaaaatgaaattaaagACTTTTTGGACATTGGCTCTTTAGAGTTTGGTTAACTTCCTCAAAGTTGGATAACCATGTTCCTTCATCTAGTCATGCCACTCATCAATTAGCCATTTCAGAAAATAAAATACCAAAAGCCGCTATGTTCAAGCTTATAGGGATCTGAATATGTCAAATTGGGAAGTGAAAACAAGTCTTAACAGGTTGTATTTTCTAGAACCCCAAACAAGATTAGGTAAAGCGAACAGTTGGATGTTGTGGTGCCTACGCTTTCCTCTAAGACTATAGTGTCTACAAGAACAACAAGTCTAATGCAGTTTTAAACTGCTGTCAAGTATCTACACCTCCCTGAATAGAAAGAAGATGATAGTATTTATGCGAACATCAATGGAGGAAAAGCTGAATACCTTGCTAACAATGCCGACATGTTCTGCTCTTGCCACTCAAAGAATGGTGCATCCCTTATGAGCCCATACTTCACTACCTCAGCAATGCCTGAAGCTAGCTCCCTGTCAGGCAACGTATTCAGTGTATCCGTGTCTATCAATACACATTGCGGCTGGTAGAATGCCCCAATTAAGTTCTTCCCAAGTGGGTGGTTAATCCCAGTCTTTCCACCAACAGATGAATCCACCTAAAGCAGTCATCCAGTCCACCATCAGCACCAGACCATATATAGCCCAATCGTAGTAAAATGTAAATCAAGCTTATGACCTGAGCCATCAGAGTAGTTGGTATCTGTATGAAGTTGACACCACGGAGGAATGCAGCAGCTGCAAACCCACACATGTCCCCAATGACACCACCACCCAGTGCTACAAATGTGCACCGGCGGTCAAGGCGGGATTCGATTGCCTTGTCAAACACCTTCATCATCGTGTCCTGCCAATACAACCGAGTCAGCTAAATCGAAATGAACTGAAAAATAAGTACGCTCTCGGCTCTCCCAGAAAGCTGAATCACACACTCGAACTCACCATATCTTTGTACTTCTCACCGTCGGGCAGGATCACGCTCTCCACTGACACGTTCGGGTTATTGTGGGTGAGTGCCCAGGACACCTTCTCCAGGTAAAGCGGTGCGACGGTCGTATTGGTCACCACCAGAACCCTCTTCCCATGAACATGCCTGAGCAAACAGAAATCAGGATCACAGAGTGACCACAAGTCTAACCATCGAGGAAAGAAAATCTGCAGTTCGACTACCTCTGCAGCAGGTCCGGCTCGTCGAGGAGGCCTGCGCCGATGTAGATCGGATAGCTACGGTCGCCGAGGTCGACGTCGACCACCGTAGAGACCCTGGACTCCGCCGGAGGCTGCATCGTGGGAGCGACGCTGGCTACGAAGCGGCTCTGCTGGCGCCTCGCGAGGGAAGCGCGGAGGGAAGAGCAGGATTGACGCGACGGCGAAGGAACAGAGGCGGCAGCCGGAGCTCCGCGGGGTAGCCGGGAGGAGATGGCCGCGCAGGATGAGGACACTGCGGCGGCAAGGAGGGACGAGGCGGACGCCGCCATGAGATCGCTCGGGAAgcagcggggcggcgacggcgacggcgggggtGTTGTAATCGGCGGTTGTGTCCGATGGGCCGGGATTTGAGGTAGGTGTGGCGCGGTAGGTGGGGGGTGACCGGAGGAGCACGGGGAGCGAGACGGATCGATCTGGGCAGTTGGTTTGAGAAATGGACGGATGGGATGTTGATGCGGTTGGTGGGCGGGGATGGTGCGGCCATGGGGCACGCCCGCACGGGGAAGGTGAGTCGACGTGGCAGGATGGTTGGCGAAGGTGGCTTGAAGGATGGCGGCTATGGTTTTCACTAAAAGCGGCACCATTCAACGTTAAGAAGAGAAGTCTATTTTCAAACATATTTCTCAACCAAGCTACTTTCAGATCGGAGGAAACTCCTTTTATGTGTTTTTGCCCTCCGTCCTAGATAATTTTAGCATGTTTAGATTCATAGTTTTTAATACGTACGATAGGAAAATcgctaaggccccgtttgggtccaaggaattggaatctatttaatggagtaggctaatttatgttggaatgtggcattccacaacttttcaaagtttagatataagcctatcttaaattcatggggtgggagatggaaattgattctatagattatggttattagatggaattcaattcttatagcacgctcttagactcgcttctctatagtagaagtgcagcatacaagtatctctcccatatcaccaactataatatacaactatattccacatacaattatattagcttaattaatttgtgtctaaattatgattattaggatggaattcaattccaatcatccaaacggggcctaaggttaattcccgatctttcgatgagagaaggggATAATTCGATTTGGGAATGGAAATGACGTTCACGGCCTGACTACAACCATTCAAgaatgctgcgccttagcaaccgatacaccaccttcAATAGTCACCATGAttttgtggagcacgatcaaccaaaccactagggtaattcatgcaagcaatcgaggaacaagtaaGAATAAgtaactcaat from Setaria italica strain Yugu1 chromosome II, Setaria_italica_v2.0, whole genome shotgun sequence encodes the following:
- the LOC101782627 gene encoding 3-dehydroquinate synthase, chloroplastic, with amino-acid sequence MAASASSLLAAAVSSSCAAISSRLPRGAPAAASVPSPSRQSCSSLRASLARRQQSRFVASVAPTMQPPAESRVSTVVDVDLGDRSYPIYIGAGLLDEPDLLQRHVHGKRVLVVTNTTVAPLYLEKVSWALTHNNPNVSVESVILPDGEKYKDMDTMMKVFDKAIESRLDRRCTFVALGGGVIGDMCGFAAAAFLRGVNFIQIPTTLMAQVDSSVGGKTGINHPLGKNLIGAFYQPQCVLIDTDTLNTLPDRELASGIAEVVKYGLIRDAPFFEWQEQNMSALLAREPSALVYAIKRSCENKAEVVAQDEKESGLRATLNLGHTFGHAIETGTGYGAWLHGEAVAAGTVMAADMSHRLGWIDESIKKRTVDILAQAKLPITPPETMTVEKFKSIMAVDKKVADGLLRLILLKGPLGSCVFTGEYDRKALDETLHAFCNN
- the LOC101781820 gene encoding synaptotagmin-1, with product MGVVSTVLGFSGFGFGFSAGIVIGYFLFIYVQPNDVKEVKVRPLVEYDSKSLEGILPEIPLWVKNPDYDRIDWLNRFLELMWPYLNKAICRTAQDIAKPIIAENTAKYKIDSVEFETLTLGSLPPTFQGMKVYVTEEQELIMEPSLKWAANPNVTVVVKAYGLKATVQIVDLQVFASPRITLKPLVPTFPCFAKILVSLMEKPHVDFGLKLLGADVMAIPGLYRFVQETIKKQVASMYLWPKTLEVPIMDPSKASKKPVGILLVKVVRAQNLRKKDLLGKSDPYVKLKMSDDKLPSKKTTVKRSNLNPDWNEDFKFVVTDPETQALEVNVFDWEQVGKHEKMGMNRVLLKDLPADETRVTTLDLLKTMDPNDVQNEKSRGQLTLELTYKPFKEEDMEKEGTEGTDMVEKAPDGTPAGGGLLYVIVHEAQDLEGKHHTNPYAKIIFKGDEKKTKVIKKNRDPRWEDEFEFVCEEPPVNDKLHVEVLSKAPKKGLIHGKETLGYIDISLADVISNKRINEKYHLIDSKNGQIQIELQWRTS
- the LOC101782222 gene encoding wiskott-Aldrich syndrome protein family member 1, translated to MAYNPCYNTNGYASHQTSVPRPPPQPQPPLLPLPAAQAPPQCWSRPVSRAKKPRCYDAAPGPNKLAAPATSAPITVAAPSKKRTAPAATGLEVEWTGTGSLYSVSPPPSSVPMPTSLLLTVTAARKAPTACAVEVAGAGCGGVDVGATDELRRLLRL